A single region of the Solwaraspora sp. WMMD791 genome encodes:
- a CDS encoding cupin domain-containing protein, whose protein sequence is MSEAEDLGGRIRAARQARGMSLRALAKKVGVSASMLSLVETGRSRSSVSTLYAIVEALDMSMVDLFDTPPSPNGSAPVPATATIEARLDTEVAIVRRDQGRRIEMDSGVVWEQLGLATGSGTEFLRVTYPPGAKSSVSGRFQRHTGHEHAYIMEGELTCQVGFQEVVLSAGDSMVFDSSRPHLLENRSDQEVHAIWFIVRPRPDSGP, encoded by the coding sequence TTGTCTGAGGCGGAAGACCTGGGTGGGCGGATCCGCGCCGCCCGCCAAGCGCGCGGCATGTCGCTGCGGGCGCTCGCCAAGAAGGTCGGCGTCTCGGCGAGCATGCTCTCACTGGTCGAGACGGGCCGGTCCCGCTCCTCGGTGAGCACGCTGTACGCGATCGTCGAAGCACTCGACATGTCGATGGTCGACCTGTTCGACACCCCACCGTCGCCGAACGGCTCCGCGCCGGTCCCCGCCACCGCCACGATCGAGGCCCGGCTGGACACCGAGGTGGCGATCGTGCGCCGCGACCAGGGCCGACGGATCGAGATGGACAGCGGTGTCGTCTGGGAGCAGCTCGGCCTGGCGACCGGTTCCGGCACCGAGTTCCTGCGGGTCACCTACCCGCCCGGAGCGAAGTCCAGTGTGTCGGGCCGGTTCCAGCGGCACACCGGCCACGAGCACGCCTACATCATGGAGGGTGAGTTGACCTGCCAGGTCGGCTTCCAGGAGGTCGTGCTCAGCGCCGGGGACAGCATGGTGTTCGACTCGTCCCGCCCGCACCTGCTGGAGAACCGCAGCGACCAGGAGGTGCACGCGATCTGGTTCATCGTCCGCCCCAGGCCCGACTCCGGTCCGTGA
- a CDS encoding NAD(P)-dependent oxidoreductase yields the protein MKVGQLGTGRMGTAIARRLIDAGHQVTVWNRTAAKAGPLVEQGAVRAATLAELAACPVVFVSVSSSEDLLAVLDPGDGLLSAADTALRTVVDCSTVAVDASAAARAACARAGVAFLAAPISGNPEVVGSGRACLVASGPAGTFAEVEPLLRAVGRIVVHAGEQEQARLVKLAHNLYLGALAQALVEVTTLVEKAGTDRRAFLDFLGNAVVGSEWVRQRTPDLANRDWTPTFTGVLLRKDLDLGLAAAREHQVPMPVVSMVHQLVQQAIGHGHGERDLLALYEIQAAAAGLADHQPLADHQSPSLDDRQPHERNT from the coding sequence ATGAAGGTCGGCCAACTGGGCACCGGGCGGATGGGCACAGCGATCGCGCGGCGGCTGATCGACGCCGGCCACCAGGTCACCGTCTGGAACCGCACCGCGGCCAAGGCCGGCCCGCTGGTGGAGCAGGGAGCGGTACGCGCGGCGACGCTCGCCGAGCTGGCCGCCTGCCCGGTGGTGTTCGTCTCGGTCTCGTCCTCCGAGGACCTGCTCGCCGTGCTCGACCCCGGCGACGGGTTGCTGTCCGCAGCCGACACAGCACTGCGGACCGTGGTGGACTGCTCCACGGTCGCGGTCGACGCCTCCGCCGCCGCCCGCGCGGCCTGCGCGCGGGCCGGCGTGGCGTTCCTCGCCGCGCCGATCAGCGGCAACCCGGAGGTGGTCGGCTCCGGGCGGGCCTGCCTGGTCGCCTCCGGGCCGGCGGGAACCTTCGCCGAGGTCGAGCCGCTGCTGCGGGCCGTCGGCCGGATCGTCGTGCACGCCGGGGAGCAGGAGCAGGCCCGGCTGGTGAAGCTGGCCCACAACCTCTACCTGGGCGCGCTCGCGCAGGCGCTGGTGGAGGTCACCACCCTGGTCGAGAAGGCCGGCACCGACCGCCGGGCGTTCCTGGACTTCCTCGGCAACGCCGTCGTCGGCTCCGAGTGGGTGCGCCAGCGTACGCCCGATCTGGCCAACCGGGACTGGACGCCCACCTTCACCGGCGTACTGCTGCGCAAGGACCTCGACCTCGGCCTGGCCGCCGCCCGCGAGCACCAGGTGCCGATGCCGGTGGTGTCCATGGTGCACCAGTTGGTGCAGCAGGCCATCGGCCACGGGCACGGTGAGCGGGACCTGCTGGCCCTCTACGAGATCCAGGCCGCCGCCGCCGGCCTGGCCGACCACCAACCGCTGGCCGACCACCAGTCGCCGTCGCTGGACGACCGCCAGCCGCACGAAAGGAACACCTGA
- a CDS encoding amidohydrolase family protein: MTGNVLLTGGIVVTCAGSDEVLWPADVLIDNGVITAIGRDLPVGDAQRVDVSGRIVMPGLVDTHRHTWQAVVRNIASDWTLDQYLVGLHVGLSRYFRPEDTYAGTLIGALEALDAGITTLLDWSHNLFTPDHADAAVDALTDAGLRAVFAHGGGAQQWGGVMPSPVPHPEADVRRLRAGRFADNTGLVTMGLALRGPQFSTLEVTKGDFQLARELDLRVSVHVGDGHWGKIKPIHQMNGEGLLSDQVTYVHCNTLADDELRLIADTGGTASIAPDVEMQMGHGWPATGRLLDLGVRPSLSVDVCSSIGGDMFTTMRTALAVQRATDNSAAVAAGEAPERVRLSCADVLRFATIEGARANGLDAVTGSLEVGKAADIVILAGDSLATMPMNNPVASIVYAAHPGMVRDVLVAGRFVKRDGKLVGVDLDRLRGLAEASRDHVISSLDGASIGGGWQPDPKLLLA, encoded by the coding sequence ATGACAGGCAACGTCCTGCTCACGGGAGGAATAGTTGTCACGTGCGCCGGGTCAGACGAGGTGCTCTGGCCGGCGGACGTACTGATCGACAACGGGGTGATCACGGCCATCGGCCGTGACCTACCCGTCGGCGACGCACAGCGGGTGGACGTGTCCGGGCGCATCGTCATGCCCGGGCTGGTCGACACCCACCGGCACACCTGGCAGGCGGTAGTCCGCAACATCGCCTCGGACTGGACCCTGGACCAGTACCTGGTCGGCCTGCATGTCGGGCTGAGCCGCTACTTCCGGCCCGAGGACACCTACGCCGGAACGCTGATCGGCGCGCTGGAAGCGCTCGACGCCGGCATCACCACCCTGCTCGACTGGTCACACAACCTCTTCACACCCGACCACGCTGATGCCGCCGTCGACGCCCTGACCGACGCCGGACTCCGCGCGGTGTTCGCCCACGGCGGCGGCGCGCAGCAGTGGGGCGGAGTGATGCCCTCACCGGTGCCACACCCCGAGGCCGACGTACGTCGGCTGCGCGCCGGCCGGTTCGCCGACAACACCGGCCTGGTCACCATGGGGCTGGCGCTGCGCGGACCGCAGTTCAGCACCCTGGAGGTCACCAAGGGCGACTTCCAGCTCGCCCGGGAACTGGACCTGCGGGTGTCGGTGCACGTCGGTGACGGACACTGGGGCAAGATCAAACCGATCCACCAGATGAACGGCGAGGGCCTGCTCAGCGACCAGGTCACCTACGTGCACTGCAACACGCTCGCCGACGACGAGCTGCGCCTGATCGCCGACACCGGCGGCACCGCGTCGATCGCCCCCGACGTGGAGATGCAGATGGGGCACGGCTGGCCGGCCACCGGGCGGCTGCTCGACCTCGGCGTACGGCCGTCGCTGTCAGTCGACGTGTGCAGTTCCATCGGCGGCGACATGTTCACCACCATGCGTACCGCCCTCGCCGTGCAGCGGGCCACCGACAACAGCGCCGCGGTCGCGGCCGGCGAGGCACCCGAGCGGGTCCGGCTGTCCTGCGCCGACGTGCTGCGCTTCGCCACCATCGAGGGCGCACGGGCCAACGGGCTGGACGCGGTCACCGGCTCGCTGGAGGTCGGCAAGGCGGCGGACATCGTGATCCTGGCCGGTGACTCGCTCGCTACGATGCCGATGAACAACCCGGTCGCCTCCATCGTCTACGCCGCTCACCCCGGAATGGTCCGCGACGTGCTGGTGGCCGGCCGGTTCGTCAAGCGCGACGGCAAACTCGTCGGAGTGGACCTCGACCGGCTGCGCGGCCTCGCTGAAGCCTCCCGCGACCACGTCATCTCCTCTCTCGACGGCGCGTCGATCGGCGGCGGCTGGCAGCCCGACCCGAAGCTGCTGCTGGCATGA
- a CDS encoding substrate-binding domain-containing protein: MTRTTNPRRNRRSAAVTLFATACLTITACSSTAAPNEETGTDGGTVAIGNTGPLSDLIDMSEVCGDEPVTVGLVDGFGTNSWSRILRAEIEDEAQKCPAIEGVEYAAGRGDLQATLSAITGMTAKGVDILLVVPSAGPGASHLPAIQAAHAAGVVVVPIAADPTGTPGTDYFDYVDWDTRHDGVLWAQWMVDQLGAEGGNVVLLGGPAGNAVSQQELEGINEVFATAPQINVLTPEPVTTNWDPAMTQQAMAGLLAKYPQIDGVISDYGTATMGAIRAFQSAGRPLVPIATTDDNELSCLFDDAKADNPDFELATVSARTWIGRVGLRKALAQINGLDNQEPSLIQLSLYEDSTGAADGAVTPADACQPALPPGASPSSQLSADDLAALFEG, translated from the coding sequence ATGACACGAACGACGAACCCGCGCCGTAACCGGCGGTCGGCAGCCGTCACCTTGTTCGCTACCGCCTGCCTCACCATCACCGCCTGCTCGTCGACCGCCGCCCCGAACGAGGAGACCGGCACCGACGGCGGCACCGTCGCCATCGGCAACACCGGCCCGCTGTCCGATCTGATCGACATGAGCGAGGTCTGCGGCGACGAACCGGTCACCGTCGGACTGGTCGACGGCTTCGGCACCAACTCGTGGTCGCGGATCCTCCGCGCCGAGATCGAGGACGAGGCACAGAAATGCCCGGCGATCGAGGGCGTCGAGTACGCCGCCGGCCGCGGCGACCTGCAGGCCACCCTGTCGGCCATCACCGGCATGACCGCCAAGGGCGTCGACATCCTGCTCGTCGTCCCGTCAGCCGGACCAGGCGCGTCGCACCTGCCGGCGATCCAGGCCGCTCACGCCGCTGGCGTGGTCGTCGTGCCGATCGCCGCCGACCCCACCGGTACGCCCGGCACCGACTACTTCGACTACGTCGACTGGGACACCCGGCACGACGGCGTGTTGTGGGCACAGTGGATGGTCGACCAGCTCGGTGCCGAGGGCGGCAACGTCGTCCTGCTCGGCGGCCCGGCCGGCAACGCGGTCAGCCAGCAGGAGCTCGAAGGCATCAACGAGGTCTTCGCCACCGCCCCGCAGATCAACGTACTGACCCCGGAGCCGGTCACCACCAACTGGGACCCGGCCATGACCCAGCAGGCGATGGCCGGCCTGCTCGCCAAGTACCCGCAGATCGACGGCGTGATCAGCGACTACGGCACCGCCACGATGGGCGCCATCCGGGCGTTCCAGAGCGCCGGCCGGCCGCTGGTGCCGATCGCCACCACCGACGACAACGAACTGAGCTGCCTGTTCGACGACGCCAAGGCCGACAACCCGGACTTCGAGTTGGCCACCGTGTCGGCCCGTACCTGGATCGGCCGGGTCGGGCTGCGCAAGGCGCTCGCGCAGATCAACGGCCTGGACAACCAGGAACCGTCGCTGATCCAGCTCAGCCTCTACGAGGACTCCACCGGAGCCGCCGACGGCGCGGTCACCCCCGCCGACGCCTGCCAGCCGGCGCTGCCGCCGGGTGCCTCGCCCTCGTCGCAGCTGTCCGCCGACGACCTCGCTGCCTTGTTCGAGGGCTGA
- a CDS encoding ABC transporter permease, giving the protein MSAQTVAGAPATSAPPSVRLADPLRVQLAGWPASRALAAVMVLFAASAIISPASVGSTALLAMLPFAALTMVVSLGQTLVVQQAGLDLSVAGGIALGALVVARYGGADALGLAPAIGLALLLAAVAGLASGLVVTYLGLPALVVTLAMNAVLLGFVQYLSGGYSAQVAESFAGFAVGRTLGLPNLLYLAVALVVVAQLVLKTTVIGRRFELVGANRRAAHAAGINTRRYTVAAYLLSGLLAGVTGVLLAGFLRTTTLSAGDSYLLPSVAAVVLGGTALTGGRGSLVGTALGALFLGQLNQLVQTYSQTAAIQNIVQAVIIGVGVVVQLSLAARLRQRAIRRTSG; this is encoded by the coding sequence ATGAGTGCCCAGACCGTCGCCGGCGCGCCGGCGACGTCGGCGCCACCGTCCGTACGGCTGGCCGACCCGTTGCGGGTGCAACTCGCCGGCTGGCCCGCGAGCCGCGCCCTGGCCGCGGTCATGGTGCTCTTCGCCGCCAGCGCGATCATCTCGCCGGCCAGTGTCGGCAGCACGGCGCTGCTGGCCATGCTGCCGTTCGCCGCGCTGACCATGGTGGTCTCGCTCGGTCAGACCCTGGTCGTGCAGCAGGCCGGCCTCGATCTGTCGGTGGCCGGCGGCATCGCCCTCGGCGCGCTCGTCGTGGCCCGCTACGGCGGCGCGGACGCTCTCGGGCTCGCGCCGGCGATCGGGCTGGCACTGCTCCTCGCCGCGGTCGCCGGCCTGGCCAGCGGGCTCGTGGTGACCTATCTGGGGCTACCCGCCCTGGTCGTCACGCTGGCCATGAACGCGGTGCTGCTCGGCTTCGTGCAGTACCTGTCCGGCGGCTACAGCGCCCAGGTCGCCGAGTCGTTCGCCGGCTTCGCGGTGGGCCGTACCCTCGGCCTGCCCAACCTGCTCTACCTGGCGGTGGCGCTGGTCGTCGTCGCCCAACTCGTCCTCAAGACCACCGTGATCGGCCGCCGGTTCGAGCTGGTCGGCGCGAACCGGCGGGCCGCGCACGCGGCCGGCATCAACACCCGGCGCTACACCGTCGCCGCCTACCTGCTGTCCGGGCTGCTCGCCGGGGTCACCGGGGTGCTGCTCGCCGGCTTCCTGCGCACCACCACGCTCAGCGCGGGGGACAGTTACCTGCTGCCGTCGGTGGCCGCCGTCGTGCTGGGCGGCACCGCACTCACCGGCGGCCGGGGAAGCCTCGTCGGCACCGCACTGGGCGCGCTGTTCCTCGGCCAGCTCAACCAACTCGTGCAGACGTACAGCCAGACGGCCGCGATCCAGAACATCGTCCAGGCCGTGATCATCGGCGTGGGCGTGGTGGTCCAACTCAGCCTCGCGGCGCGGCTGCGCCAACGGGCGATCAGACGTACCAGCGGATAA
- a CDS encoding ATP-binding cassette domain-containing protein codes for MSTSVRHDTVLALRGIVKTYPGVRALDGVDLTVRAGEVHAVLGENGAGKSTLVGVAAGAVAPDSGTITLLGREHRRLTPALARDDGLALVYQTPVLVGSLTVAESMLMLLPERVRPGVDQVAAWTRRHLDELGLPIDAATLVADLTPRQAHLVEIAAALGSQPQVLVLDEPTEALGPDETEWLFEQVRRLVAAGGAVVYITHRIPEIRQIAQRLTVLRDGRVVDSGDVGTHTDEEIVELIVGRSLETTFPPKADLPTAGPTTAGQADPDPPLLAFDGLTGTGFRSVDGGVRRGEILGLAGVEGNGQRQFLRALAGLVPASGRVAVDGRPVRLTGPAAAARHGIVFLSGERLAEAMFGQLSVRENVAATHLPAVSIGRVLPRRSAERQTVAAAVTSLRVKTATLDSPVGALSGGNQQKALLARAALGEPAVLLVEDPTQGVDAGARVEIYRVLRELAARGAAVVVLSTDAVELEGLCDRVLVFSRGRVQAELAADTLSERHVTGAAVLATEAAVEHGANRTRPPRRRLFGGETQTLAVLAMTVVCGAVTAAASPAFLSLISLQQLLVAAASLALVGLAQLVVVLTGGIDLSVGSTVAVAVVAVSFFADGAPAVFAVGIVAALVAGILVGLINGTLVTAVGLPPVVATLITGIGVLGVAQLLRPLPGGAASGALRTLLGTTIAGVPLTFLVAVAAGVAGHLLLRRSRLGRALRATGSDPVRAARMGVDTTRTKLTGYATAGALAALGGVVLYAQTGVGNAAVGQALTLASVAAVVLGGASIFGGSGSALATLAAALFLQTVTSAISFLSFSLAWQFWIQGVLVVAAASVPLLRSRRRRRAVVALAAD; via the coding sequence ATGTCGACGTCGGTCCGCCACGACACCGTGTTGGCCCTGCGCGGGATCGTCAAGACCTATCCGGGCGTGCGCGCCCTCGACGGGGTCGACCTGACCGTGCGGGCCGGCGAGGTGCACGCCGTCCTTGGCGAGAACGGGGCCGGAAAGTCCACCCTGGTCGGGGTCGCCGCCGGCGCGGTGGCCCCGGACTCGGGCACCATCACCCTGCTCGGGCGGGAGCACCGGCGGCTGACCCCGGCGCTGGCCCGTGACGACGGCCTGGCGCTGGTCTACCAGACGCCGGTGCTCGTCGGCAGCCTCACCGTCGCCGAGTCGATGCTGATGCTGCTGCCCGAGCGGGTCCGGCCCGGCGTCGACCAGGTGGCCGCCTGGACCCGCCGCCACCTCGACGAACTCGGCCTGCCCATCGACGCCGCCACCCTGGTCGCCGACCTCACCCCACGCCAGGCGCACCTGGTCGAGATCGCCGCCGCGCTTGGCAGCCAACCGCAGGTGCTCGTCCTCGACGAGCCCACCGAGGCGCTCGGGCCGGACGAAACCGAGTGGCTGTTCGAACAGGTCCGCCGGCTGGTCGCGGCCGGCGGGGCGGTCGTCTACATCACCCACCGGATCCCGGAGATCCGCCAGATCGCGCAGCGGCTCACCGTGCTGCGCGACGGCCGGGTGGTCGACAGCGGCGACGTCGGGACGCACACCGACGAGGAGATCGTCGAGCTGATCGTCGGGCGCTCACTGGAGACCACCTTCCCGCCAAAGGCCGACCTGCCCACAGCCGGTCCGACCACAGCCGGGCAGGCCGACCCCGACCCGCCGCTGCTGGCCTTCGACGGTCTCACCGGCACCGGGTTCCGGAGCGTCGACGGCGGGGTACGCCGCGGCGAGATCCTCGGCCTCGCCGGGGTGGAGGGCAACGGGCAGCGGCAGTTCCTGCGGGCGCTCGCCGGCCTGGTGCCGGCGAGCGGCCGGGTGGCGGTCGACGGCCGGCCGGTACGGCTGACCGGGCCGGCCGCAGCCGCCCGCCACGGCATCGTCTTCCTCTCCGGCGAACGGCTGGCCGAAGCGATGTTCGGCCAGCTCAGCGTCCGGGAGAACGTGGCCGCGACGCACCTGCCGGCGGTGTCGATCGGCAGGGTGCTGCCCCGGCGGAGCGCGGAGCGGCAGACGGTGGCCGCCGCGGTGACCTCCCTGCGGGTCAAGACGGCCACCCTGGACAGTCCGGTCGGCGCGCTGTCCGGCGGCAACCAGCAGAAGGCGCTGCTGGCCCGGGCGGCGCTCGGCGAGCCCGCCGTACTGCTGGTCGAGGACCCCACCCAGGGCGTCGACGCCGGTGCCCGGGTGGAGATCTACCGGGTGCTGCGCGAGCTGGCCGCGCGCGGCGCCGCCGTGGTGGTGCTGTCCACCGACGCGGTCGAGCTGGAAGGGCTCTGCGACCGGGTGCTGGTCTTCTCCCGGGGCCGGGTGCAGGCCGAACTGGCCGCCGACACGCTCTCCGAACGGCACGTCACCGGCGCCGCCGTGCTCGCCACCGAAGCGGCGGTCGAGCACGGTGCCAACCGGACTCGCCCGCCCCGGCGGCGGCTGTTCGGTGGCGAGACGCAGACCCTGGCCGTGCTGGCGATGACCGTCGTCTGCGGAGCGGTCACCGCCGCGGCCTCGCCGGCCTTCCTGAGCCTGATCAGCCTCCAGCAGCTGCTGGTCGCCGCGGCGTCGCTGGCCCTGGTCGGCCTCGCCCAGCTGGTCGTCGTCCTCACCGGCGGGATCGACCTGTCGGTCGGTTCGACGGTGGCGGTCGCGGTGGTCGCCGTCTCCTTCTTCGCCGACGGCGCGCCCGCCGTCTTCGCCGTCGGGATCGTCGCGGCTCTCGTCGCCGGCATCCTGGTCGGCCTGATAAACGGGACCCTGGTGACCGCCGTCGGGCTGCCCCCGGTGGTGGCCACGCTGATCACCGGGATCGGCGTACTCGGGGTGGCGCAACTGCTGCGGCCACTGCCCGGCGGAGCGGCCAGCGGCGCACTGCGGACCCTGCTCGGCACCACGATCGCCGGCGTACCGCTGACCTTCCTCGTCGCGGTCGCCGCCGGCGTCGCCGGGCACCTGCTGCTGCGCCGCTCGCGCCTCGGCCGGGCGCTGCGCGCCACCGGCTCCGACCCGGTGCGGGCCGCGCGGATGGGCGTCGACACCACCCGGACCAAACTCACCGGGTACGCCACCGCCGGCGCGCTGGCCGCGCTCGGCGGGGTGGTGCTGTACGCGCAGACCGGGGTCGGCAACGCCGCCGTCGGCCAGGCGCTCACCCTCGCCTCCGTGGCGGCGGTGGTACTCGGCGGGGCGAGCATCTTCGGCGGCTCCGGTTCGGCGCTGGCCACCCTCGCCGCCGCACTGTTCCTGCAGACCGTGACCAGCGCGATCAGTTTCCTGTCGTTCAGCCTCGCCTGGCAGTTCTGGATCCAGGGCGTCCTGGTGGTGGCCGCCGCGTCGGTCCCGCTGCTGCGCAGCCGGCGGCGTCGGCGGGCCGTCGTCGCGCTCGCCGCCGACTGA
- a CDS encoding cupin domain-containing protein: MYHVTRMDDERAVTPPDYAEHSTGFRRQDLIGRETGSHHMTMSTGILDPGGAIAVTVHSYEKSLWIWSGELTLTMLGQRLTLRADDCALVPVAVAHQLTAGSAGARWLETSAPVRLLPGDHRRDTFFVPGELTGGGDLGGVDLRDPRNRHFFRFDSDSMDLRRLARGSDPNAPEVSASMATALLAYSGIGIRMLADQRVGAQLHTMFMVEYQPTAVAHPHDHPFEEAYVFTEGRTEAVVAGGVELSLEPGDVLWTGSGCDHAFYNRTDGRTRWIETQSPQPPAQHSYRFNRDWEYLDQKLCAGVRVDPRSAEAGPDDIGTAPR, translated from the coding sequence ATGTACCACGTGACCCGGATGGACGACGAGCGGGCGGTCACCCCGCCCGACTACGCCGAGCACAGCACCGGCTTCCGCCGCCAGGACCTGATCGGCAGGGAGACCGGCTCGCACCACATGACGATGAGCACCGGCATCCTCGACCCGGGCGGCGCGATCGCGGTCACCGTCCACTCGTACGAGAAGAGTCTGTGGATCTGGTCCGGTGAACTGACCCTGACCATGCTCGGACAGCGACTGACCCTGCGGGCCGACGACTGCGCGTTGGTGCCGGTGGCGGTGGCGCACCAGCTCACCGCCGGCAGCGCCGGTGCCCGGTGGTTGGAGACGTCCGCGCCGGTGCGGCTGCTCCCCGGCGACCACCGTCGGGACACCTTCTTCGTCCCCGGTGAGCTCACCGGCGGCGGCGATCTCGGCGGCGTCGACCTGCGCGACCCGCGTAACCGGCACTTCTTCCGCTTCGACAGCGACTCGATGGACCTGCGCCGGCTGGCCCGGGGCAGCGACCCGAACGCCCCGGAGGTGTCCGCCAGCATGGCCACCGCGCTGCTCGCGTACAGCGGTATCGGCATCCGGATGCTCGCCGACCAGCGGGTCGGCGCGCAGCTGCACACCATGTTCATGGTCGAGTACCAGCCGACCGCGGTCGCCCACCCCCACGACCACCCGTTCGAGGAGGCGTACGTGTTCACCGAAGGGCGCACCGAGGCGGTGGTGGCCGGCGGCGTCGAACTCAGCCTCGAACCCGGCGACGTGCTGTGGACCGGCTCCGGCTGCGACCACGCCTTCTACAACCGCACCGACGGGCGGACCCGGTGGATCGAGACCCAGTCGCCGCAGCCGCCCGCCCAGCACTCCTACCGGTTCAACCGGGACTGGGAGTACCTCGACCAGAAACTCTGCGCCGGAGTCCGGGTCGACCCGCGCTCGGCCGAGGCCGGACCGGACGACATCGGGACGGCACCGCGATGA
- a CDS encoding M24 family metallopeptidase, translating into MSTATFGLNVVDWEARVDPARLRRERLARLRRQLDASSVGALLTFDFHNIRYMTATHIGTWAMDKLIRFALLPRGGEPVLWDFGSAARHHELYAPWLDYRGATDGEGRQIAPAAQGTSGSRAGISVLRGAFHPDAGIAEAVADKIYAELDRYGLTDAPLGVDMLELPILTALQARGIEVVDGQQVFLEARRIKTPDEIALLTTAASMVDAAYDDLYAFLRPGVRENETVGLVAKKLFDLGSEQVEGVNAISGERCSPHPHVFSDRLIRPGDPAFFDILHSFMGYRTCYYRTFAVGSASRAQVDAYQRCRDYMDQAIELVKPGATTADIVSVWPTAQEFGFADEEAAFGLQYGHGVGLSIWEKPIFSRLVSLEYPEVIEEGMVFALETYWPAADGWGAARIEEELVVTADGAEVITKFPAEQLLVAGQRYFTTGGALPLQRHSQSHINNRPGADGADR; encoded by the coding sequence ATGAGCACCGCCACCTTCGGGTTGAACGTCGTCGACTGGGAGGCCCGGGTCGACCCGGCCCGGCTGCGCCGCGAGCGGCTGGCGCGGCTGCGCCGCCAGCTCGACGCGTCATCGGTCGGGGCGCTGCTGACCTTCGACTTCCACAACATCCGCTACATGACCGCCACCCACATCGGCACCTGGGCGATGGACAAGCTGATCCGCTTCGCGCTGCTGCCGCGCGGCGGAGAACCCGTGCTGTGGGACTTCGGCTCCGCCGCCCGCCATCACGAGCTGTACGCGCCATGGCTCGACTACCGGGGCGCGACCGACGGCGAGGGCCGCCAGATCGCCCCGGCCGCGCAGGGCACCAGCGGATCCCGGGCCGGCATCTCGGTGCTGCGCGGCGCATTCCACCCCGACGCCGGCATCGCCGAGGCGGTCGCGGACAAGATCTACGCCGAACTCGACCGGTACGGGTTGACCGACGCCCCGCTCGGCGTCGACATGCTCGAACTGCCGATCCTCACCGCATTGCAGGCCAGAGGCATCGAGGTCGTCGACGGCCAGCAGGTCTTCCTGGAAGCCCGGCGGATCAAGACCCCCGACGAGATCGCTCTGCTCACCACGGCCGCGTCGATGGTCGACGCCGCCTACGACGACCTGTACGCGTTCCTGCGCCCCGGCGTGCGGGAGAACGAAACCGTCGGGCTGGTCGCCAAGAAACTGTTCGACCTCGGCTCGGAACAGGTCGAAGGGGTCAACGCGATCTCCGGGGAACGCTGCTCGCCGCACCCGCACGTGTTCAGCGACCGGCTGATCCGCCCCGGCGACCCGGCGTTCTTCGACATCCTGCACAGCTTCATGGGCTACCGCACCTGCTACTACCGCACGTTCGCGGTGGGCAGCGCCTCCCGGGCGCAGGTCGACGCCTACCAGCGGTGCCGCGACTACATGGACCAGGCGATCGAGCTGGTCAAGCCGGGTGCGACCACCGCCGACATCGTCTCGGTCTGGCCGACCGCCCAGGAGTTCGGCTTCGCTGACGAGGAGGCCGCGTTCGGCCTGCAGTACGGCCACGGCGTCGGACTGTCCATCTGGGAGAAGCCGATCTTCAGTCGGCTCGTCTCACTGGAGTACCCCGAGGTGATCGAGGAAGGCATGGTCTTCGCGCTGGAGACCTACTGGCCGGCCGCCGACGGGTGGGGCGCCGCCCGCATCGAGGAGGAGTTGGTCGTCACCGCCGACGGCGCCGAAGTGATCACCAAGTTCCCGGCCGAACAGCTGCTCGTCGCCGGTCAGCGCTACTTCACCACCGGCGGCGCGCTGCCGCTGCAACGACACAGCCAGTCGCACATCAACAACCGGCCCGGCGCGGACGGAGCGGACCGATGA